The genomic region CTAAATAATGAAATTGCGATATAtattctataattattttatttttaattattgtacagccTATATTAAAAACTGCTTCTGAATCTAAATCATGCATAGTGGCCATCATAAACAAGAAagatttatttgtctatttaacaTTGTCAGTTTACTAAAAGAGAAAGTTGCATGATATTGAAGTTGGGTGTTTGGATTATATACATTTACCGGTAcatataatgttcttttttttttgtaaaacgtgGCGTTAAACGCCAAGAACACTATAATCTTTTTAAAAACTGTAACATGTTTTTATCTGTTTCAGGTGAATTCTTTCCCAGAAAAATGATTCCTGAACCAGAGTTGTGCACATCTAGTGCAGACTTGGAGAAGAGGAACAGGCGTAACAACACAGGGCCCGTTGCACCACCGCTGCCCCCACACAACCCCGAGGGCCTTATTGTGCCTCGAAAGCCACAAAACCCGTGCCTTGAATCGTCGGACCACAAAAATCTCCACAGGGAACTTATGTTCAATCAGAAAATGTAAGCAGTACCTAGTAAGCATAGAATTacagaaatatttctttattcaagCTGAGACACTGCTACGAATCCAGCGGATCCTGGTTCAACTCTAAGCACAAACGTGGAGATTAATTTTCCTCCTATAAGGACTGGTACTGTGTATTTGTTATGTATTGTCAGCGTTGGCGCTCCACCATACTGACCACTTGACTAAAGAGTCCAGCTGTATGCAAATGTGTAGTGGATAAGGAGCTGAAGTTATGGTATAGAATTTATACgagattcatataggcctacgtactcAAAGTCAAAATCTTGGCTGATACTCAAATTTAAAACTCATTCTCAAAACCACTAAAACTCACACTGAATCTCAAATTTAACTTCTGAACTTGGAAACTTGGATGTGAACATCAATAAAAACTGTAAAAGGAGTATtagttcgtattattattattattattattattattattattattaatattatcattattattattattattattattattattattaatattatcattattattattatcattatcattattattattattattattattattattattattattattattattattattattattattattattattattattattattattatttcgaagaGTTATCCGATTTCAGATCCCGCATGTATTGCAGACCATTGACTTAATCTGAAATCTTAAGCGAAACAATGGCCCACTAGATATCTGTCTGCAAAGCAGGGAACTTGATGGGGTGAGAAACAGCTGACCAGTAATTTTTCCGCAAGTCATTTCAGTGACAGACAGATTTCCTTTAAATGTCAtacgaaaaataaaattagttttggataaatatacatttttgtattgtataaattccttaagaataataattaatatggtAAAATGTGGCTTTGGACTGTCCCATTCTTACCCCttcaaatatcaatatcaattcaTACTCGGAAATTTGCTTGATTTGAACATGTTGAACATGTAAGTGAATGAACTGTGATGATAACATGTATGACTGTGTTGCAGAGGCAAGAACGTGCTGAACCAGAAGTCGGAGCTGCAGCGCGCCCTGGAGAAGCATAAGGAGCACCAGTTCAAGAGGGAGCTGGAACAACAGAAGCAGGAGAGCAAGTCTGCCCTAGAAAGGGTGATCGAGGAGCGGGCCAGGAGATTGGAGACGGTTGGAACTAGCTCGTTTATGTAGTGATGTGACAATTTATCTCCAACATTGCTGAACTTCTTACAGGTTCTAACCAAACAATAGCACATTTGAGATAATATCTCTTTCTATCTAAAGAAAGAACCAGTAAGGATTTCCGAAAATGTCGGAGgtagttttgttttcttttcacacttttcttcttttctctcgcTACTCCTGCCCTCTCTCTACCGCTTGATCTGAATTCTTTTTCCTTCacttcttttcttcttattcttttcctCTTGATTCTTCCCTTTTCCCCTCTTCCTCTTAATCCGCATTTTTCTTTTACCTCCACTTCTTCTTATCCTTCTTATTATTCTTATACTCTTCCTCGTCCTAATATttattctccttctcttttctattATCAAAATCCCATTGATTGTTTGTTTTATGTAGTATATTTCATTCAGGAATTCCATGTTCGTGTCTTGGGGTTATTACACGCTGCAGTAGTTTCTTCCCCCCCCTTTGTTTTTTGCATTTATGCATATGTGACGTAGTTAGTGCAGGAAATATTCAAGCGCCTAAGAAATTTAGCAAAAAGCATGAAATTTAGGTACAAGATAAAGTGAAATAACGAAATAATGTACACAGTACCAGTAGCTATCTGCTAattaagcaaaataaatacataagataTATGATACTAAAATATTCACGCATATCTATTGAAAAGTATTCCAACTGTCAGATATTTACTCGGATAACCATTGCCTCAGTCACATGTGCATTTATTTCACTAATTTTGAAGTTTAAGATGATTAAACACTGTTTCATTTTTTCTGGAGAGCAATTTTGAGGTCACTTTTGTTTGAAGTAACTCTCTTTGTAATTTTTCTCTCAAAGATTGCCCATAAAGTTATACAGGAACAATTTGTGAAGACGGGATGAGTTTCTAGGTATGTTGACATATTGCGTACAAGCCACACCTTTGTATTCCAAGCCATATGCTTGGGTCATTTTCTTGCATAATAATACAGTTTTCACTTATCCCCTCTTCTCTTCGAggtctggtagctcagttggtagagcaattgACTAAGGACTTGAAGGTTCTGGGTTCAATTCCGGGTagttctcgttgccaaaacttccaggACCCCAAGGAAAAGGGGTATGCTGTAACATTAAATTactgaaatatgtgacttaggtagaaaaagtaattttgaagcattcattcatAACAGTATTCAACAGcaaaataaacttgtatccttgattggTCAAAtgattctgctagtaaatataggcttaatgaaatatgcccctgaaattattttcctttcttctgaaacgtgaattatagttttgttggttacatccttatccCCAGGAGGTCTTCATTTATACTTTTATGTGGTACAGTAATAGAAAGATTTACTAAAGGCAGATCGTTGATCCTCACTGATGAATTTACCTTCTCTTAACGCTAATGTCTTTCCATTCATACATTTAGGAATTTCTCCAGATACTTCAGTGCTCTGAGGTCAGCACCTGTGAGAAGGCTAATAAAGGGCTCTGATACAATACGTATTGTGACATGAGGAACAGTTGTGGATCTGGTTTAAAACACAATTGATTGTTTATGGTTTTGTTATCTTTGCAGCTGGAGAAATCTGAAGACGATAATGACAAATGCAGACCTGGAGAACCAGAATTCATGAAAATTCATGCCAAACTTCGAGCGCGAATGGACTCAAAGTGATCAGCGAAATTAAAGATGGCAGTGTTGCTTTCGTTGTCTCCTTTGAGGTCAGAAGACAGAACATCACTCTGCCCACAGATCTGTAGATAACCAGCAAATCAAGATGGTGTTAAATATTGTGTTTGCTGTTGATCTGGACATCCTCAAGCATTcccacaatttaaacaaaaacgaacaaaatgatGTTGACATTGAAGCTTCTCATCTACTGTCCTTATCTGTACTGTGTTCGAGTGTGTTGGTCTGGTTTTAGAAACCAGTACTCTGAGTTATGGCATCTCAGTGTACATGTTTAGTTTATTTTTAGAGAAATTGTGTTAATATTTACATAGATTTAGATTCTAAATCATCAGAAATCTTgtccatttaattttattgtaccaGGCCctgcattttcaatttttaaactttTGAAGTTATTctgcaacaaaatataattttatatgccacattttttttttcagagaaacaATTTATTACACTTGAGGATCTTGTTCCTTAACTCAGGGaaacattataattaataaaaccACCATTCCCATTCTGGGCTacagtaattatagtaattttaatcCATTGAGACTTCTGATAAAACGAAATGTGAGAAAGAGCACAAATTCTGTGATAATTGTTATGAGACTTTATAGAATggttatataaaaattggaagccACGTTGACTCAGTGGGTGGCGCAACTGGCTGTGAACTGGAAAGACTAGGTTTAATCTTATGTACAGGAAAATAATTTTTCGTCTTTTCTTAACCTTGTGAATTACTCTAAAAATGTACGACAACGAATGAAAATGCTTATTCTGTAGGTAACAAATTTGAAAATAGTGTGAAAATAATAGAAGTGTTAAcatcacagaaaaaaaatatgtagtaggcctatgtctgcACTGTtgtaaaaattgagaattattctAAATCACATAGAGAAAGAACACTTTGTCACACTTGCTCTGACAGAAGAAACACGAAAGCCAAACGTTCGTGTTTTAATTTAACATCTCTCTCCAGTTTCGTGCAATAACATTTTTATCTTAAACAACAGCAATTACCAGTATTATTTGTTGCTTATATACCTGAGTTAAGGAATAATTATTCCttgaacatatttaaaatatttgatattgTATAAAGACAATGCttaagaagaagcagaagaagaagaagaagaagaagaagaagaagaagaagaagatgaagaaaaaagCGAGATGGAGATGAACGTATCTGTTGATTTAAGCTTTCAGCGCTTATTCCATAGTGCATTGCTACAAACATTTCAGTAGTTTAGAAAAATTGTGTTTGAATATATGCAGGATAATTCTTCCGTTATAGCCCTCAGATATTCAAGAGTACCAATAAGAGTATTCTGGactgtataatttaatattttcactgtatGTGTACAAAGCAGTGCGAATTTTTTGCGTTTTTGCACTTAAAATACCAAAAAATCTCTCACAGTGTCTTATTGGCTACTGAGTTTGCATACAGTAAcactatttaagtaattttttttctgtatgatataaaatatttagcCACTTTcaacaaatattcattttacacGGACAGTCAGCTTATCGAAATGAcagtttaaaatgacaaaaaagtatatatttattataaaaatagctGTTATTgggaacaaaacaataaaacataatatttataatatattctgTATACCAGTGAAAATGTCAGGGCCCTTACACTTGCCTTTCCTCTGAGAATGAACTTTAAAAGTCTTGCATGTGGAAACtgatcttaaacaaaattatggatGCTTGACAATTTTTTAGGAATAGAGCATAAAAGACGGAAAATCTTCTGGCTGAAGAGGAAGATTACACACGTTCTACGAGTGTCTGATGTTGTATTTTAGTAGatataaatttgaacgtctgtattcaatttaaatcacacaccagaaataacagaaacaataatatTGTGTCACGTATGTTAAAACAGTTATTTGAAGTTAGATCAATGACTGTGCATTCTTAAATCGTAGTATAAGCCGAATAAatatgtgtaattatatttctcgtttcaaaataattttacttgAGCATGAAATCTGTAGTGAGGAGAACGTCTTAAAGACTTTTCTGGACTTGTAAAGTACGTCATACTTAATGTCAGAGCTCAGAAAATAAGTTGAAGGTACTGTATACTATCCTCAATTGCATTGCTGGATCTATGGTGACATTAGACAGAGCCAAGTATGTGAGCATGAAATAAGAGATAAATCGAGACCAGCCTAGCAGGGTAGGCTACAGGAAGCTCTCTCTCCGAGGTTGGACGTGACTGATCTAAATGTCATGTTTAATCCAGCTTTTGGTGCGAGTCGGCTGTTTTAGCTtattttaattctaaaatacCTACACTGGATTTTTGTCTTTAATATAAAATGTTCAGTCCcatgccgtggcgtcgtggtctaaggcatcctgcctaggactcgcgttacgaaatgcgcgctggttcgagtcctcatggggaaataaattttctcatgaaatttcggccagtgtatgggactggtgctcactcagcattgtgatgcacttgaggagctacgataggtagcgaaatccggttgtgaaagccagctataatggctggggggaatcatcgtgctaaccacacgatacctccattctggttggatgatcgtccacctctgcttcggcatatgaacgtgaggccagcaccctgctggtcggtctgggcccttcaagggctgtagcaccacggattataattataattatatatgaaatgttcaaCTATTGCCACAAAAGAACAGACACTGTTTCAAAGACTGGAAGAGAAGCAGATGAAATAGATCTTTATACGAGTATAACCTCCTAAAATGGCGGAAGATCTGCCATTGCTATTGCAAGTTGCAAGACATATCAAATATTCCAGCAGCAAGTGTGtcttgtaaacgttattttagtAAAGCTGGTATATTATTAACAACCTGCTGCAGCTATACAGATTCAGACCTCGTTAGTGCTATACCAAgcaattacaatttattacaatacAACTGTTAATTTCAAATCAGTGAACAGTTCTGATCATGTTTCAGGAGACTAAATCTATTATAAAACAAAGTGTATTTCCATCTTTGAGTGTTTTGTTTAATGCAGTTGTCGTTCACCAAGTCATTACAACATATACAAtaccatttatttaattgatcattttttattttttattccttctTTATAGTGTATGTGATAAGTTAAAGCTCTGTTATTTGACTTTTCCAACTAAGGTTGTAAAGCCAGTAAGCATTTAAATGTAAGGAAAATATTGAAGTAACATTTTTTACTGAACAACAAAAAGAAAGGAATGtaaatatactagtggcttgtatagcaaatgctgcaaactaaattctttagaagttcaaataaaaatatttcagatttattttccagaaagaacaccagacattttgaaagttatttgcttctatgATAATCACACATACTCCACGGAAGATGTAACATTCAAAGCAATGTAATAACTCAATTAAGTATAACCCTGCcaaaaatatctcttttaaaaTGCTTCCCTCTTAATGGGTTTTTAtgcgaaagatttttttttcaacacatccatcttcagttctttgagtttcaatgcgaaaacgcaagtaataatATGAGGACAAACAGCGgggttttcatgtgggagtaaagcagtagctatttcaggtcattgcggattacaggtgagagttaagaaaatgtcagttTGCCCTGCTTTCGAACAAcagacatagcattttggtatagctgctgcaggtttcgtgaactaccttgaaatgtagaggacaGTATCACTATTTGTTCTATTAAAAGATCTTGCTGAAGTGAtcggagactacaaaatcttatagacttcttattttatcagtaagtaggtAATGCCTTTTGGTTTTCCTTAGGAATGGTAATCTTTGCACTTTCACCCGACAATACTTTTATTCTCCacatccttggatgccaagcttcaaaatgaggggtaattcattaaaatttgttcagccataatttccattaccagttcaaattatatttatagatttattctTAAAGATTACAGATGTTTGAAACATTTATGAACATTCTAGTggcgaaataaataattatttaatacattcAAATTCCATTTATTTTCGGTTTAGTTAATTCGTTCACGATGACCTTGCTTAGATTTGGGATAGGAAACATTATGTCATGGCAGATGTTGCTTGAGCAGAGCAAACCTGCACAGACTGCATGCTTATTCAGACCGAACACGAGGATTGGAGCATTTTCAAGGATAAGTGAATCTTGACCGAGTACAACTACTGTCTTGCACGGCTCTGTTGAACAATGGATACAAAGTTCGCAGATTCGATGATATCCGAGAGTAATGaacttttaaaagtgataaaagcCTGTATCATAGTTTCAGAAGGCCCAAATTTGATGACACGTAAAAGACCTCTCCCTAAGTAAGAGGGCTCCACACAAAATGTGCTGGCCATTCCTCACTCGTGTAAAAGAACTAGTTACTCTCCTGTCACTGGGGTGATGAATTCTGTCTTACAGTCACCTTCACGTCAAAAATTGAATTTCTCATACCATTCAGGAAGATTCTTATTCGACCTGGATGTGAGAGAAACCAATTAATCAACGTTAGTTTAAATTAAAGAGGGTGTACTCTGATGGGCCTCTAGATTTCATTATATCACatagacaaagaaagaaatggagataCAAAATACTGACAGTgatgaatatgaaaatatttaaatttcttccagttgaattaaaattaaaattttatatttcgaaAGATATTCTTTctgtaatgaattaaataactACTGCTTAGTGTCAATTGTGATAGAATACTGTAGAATTCTTCTGTAATACAGCagacaagaaaaaataaataattgattccTCGAGAATTGTTTTGAAAACTCTCTATTTCAGGAAATGATATAAAGCACTGATTTAATCTTGTATGATAACATACTGTTAATTGTGATACCGTTTTATTGTATGTTTGTCAAGTACTTCTGTCAACTCGTATCTTCATCTTATCACTTTTGTGCTGTTCTTGTCTGTGTAGGGTGGACCATTTAACGCCAAACTCTATCAAAGGCCTTGAGATGAGAGGAAAACATTCCACTTCAGGAAGTacttcattgacactatagagtTAAATAACCCACTTTATATTTTCCTTCAgctgtattgttattttttttttaaataatcaatttttaacatgtatatgtatttcttttcattttgtacatTGCCATCATAAAAAAGAGCTAACttttggaaatttaaaaaatagaagtGAGAAACTGgatcatttcaaatatttaattcatttctacAGTTTcgttattttaacagttttaaaaTGTCTCTTATATTGTCCTTATATATTGCATCTGTTATGTAAGGATTTTATTTTCTATTGAATCCAAAATGTATTGCTTGAAAACAAATTGATTATGGAGCAGGAATTTCTTCTTGAAAAGAAGCGAGAGAAAATGAACTTTCATTAGTCAAGCTGAAAAAAAGGAAATGTGTTTCAAACCAGAGGAAGGAACTTCTATGTTGTAGTTCTGTCTGTTAGGTGTTATTGAAGTATACCTGAAGAACTTTATTAATGTATCAATATAGGAAAGTTCTTTACAAAAGCCATTGGCTGTTGCCTCTCTCTTGGTCAGTTCTTTTCTACTGATGAGCTGTCTGCTGATAAATTGTAACTCTATTCTGCGATAGTGTATATGCCTGTATTAATTAGACACAAATAATAACCCTCTGCCTATTGCTTCTGACTAAGTTcagattaattttatctttaaaaatgatacgAATTCAAACCAGGAAATCTCAGAGGCAATAAATCACGAATCGCAATGCGATCACTTAAACATCACAAATTGCAGTCGCAGAAAAATTAGTGTTATTCTGCGTAAATGTGTATAATCGTATTCTTCATCAACTCCAGTTTAAAACTTTTATGTCTTAAAAATATGGGTCCTATATGAGCATATATCACATGTTATCCGTGTTTTGAAACATTTAGAGGGATTTCCAATATTACTGTACAACAGTAACTTCCTATGTAGTTTTCTGTAACATTTTCTCCGCCAAGATCTCTTCATGAAGACTGCGCAATTACACATTAATCGTATTTGTTAAAGCTTCTGAATATTACAAACATTTGTCTAACATCTGTTGATATCACAGCCATCAAAAGTTGAATTCCAACAGACAGAAACACATTTTCTCAAATCTTACGGCTTGTGTAAAGATTTTCCataaattgtatttttctgtAATCACTTGAAGAAGTTCGTCTGATGTAATCGCCGTTATATATTGCTGGGCAGTGGCATGCCGTACATACAAGACAAAGGAATCATTGCTTTCCCTGTTTATAAAATgacaaagaataaatttattgcagaaattatattttaatcgtgagaactatgaattctctaattttaaaatgtcacaaaattctttctctgaGCACTTGTGCTGGTGGAGGCAGTTTTGTTTATTCTTTTTCTCAGCTTGAGGCGTCTGTTGCTAGTCGAGGCATATTTGTTTATTTCCATTCGAACTAAGGAGGACTTCGCCACTCTGCCCACAGCCAGCATTATCTAAGTTGCTTGCTTTGCTTCCTTGTGAGAACATATTGATGTGTTGGAAATTGGAAAGTTCTTtttgtgtgcaaaatataacatttcttgTGCTCCATATACACAAATTGTGTGCTGTTCCTGTCTGACAATAATGTCATTTTATTAGTTGGTGTTTAATGTGattttaaattacttaaaatttaaaatataaaattgcgTTGTAGTCTTTAGTGAGTGAAAGGGAAGCGAGCTCATAATTGGTGGCCTCCTTCTGCGTGCAGCCCTACTGTGAAGAAGGGAGAGAGGAGGTGTTGAGAGCAATTTCTAATAGCAGGAATCTCAACTTCCCGAGAGTAACtgtcaaacagaaaaaaaacttttaaaacatGAATTTTGTTCTAGAGACTTTTCTGAAAGAAAATGAATTACCGAAATTGGATGACCAATGTGCGATCTGAAAAAAAACTTAAAGTACAAACAAAATCACGCGTGAGAAAGTTTAATTTAGATCAGTATAGTAAATCAGAGTGGCTATGTTGTTGCTGCATTATAGGGAaattgttttgttggccatgtcttttatttaataacaaaaaattgTATGGGACAAGACAGCTTCAGTGACGTAATCACCATAAAgcattgaaacgacatgaaaacTCTCAACCCCACATTGTTTCAACAATAGAATTTGTAATGATTCAGAGTTAAAAGGTCCACTGTAAAATGTCCAGCTACAATAACGTCAGCTATGCTAAAACGTTCTCAGTACATAAATGTCCAcagcaataaaacgtaaaaatctatcaattttattgcaaaaatgtCCATGTTACAAATATTTCCTGTTACCTGTGTCAGAATCATTATTAGTCTGGTAATTATTGAGGAACATTCAGTTTTAAATTATTCTCTCGATCCTGCATTGATTTCTGATGTATCTCTTATTTATGGGTTCTCTAATATTGATGTGTCCTCCTTGAATTTATATAATTGAGTTCTCTGTAGAATATTGTTTATCTGTAACATGCTCTAAaacagcgatgggcgtttgagtgcatttgccctccgtgcgcacggggaattccaagtgtGAGCGCTGGAGCACGCaatagtgtgccagcagctacaACAGATCttacacagcttttaaatgagttaaatttaggacttcagggaaaagaaattcttaatacacaatttgcagatagaattgcagcttttaaggagaaattgctgttatggatacgtcaaatgcaaaagggagaaatatatcatttcccatccttatctaagcgcatagaattttgaacaatgaaaatttcgaaatgtacgcatgtattctatccggtctattagaggaatttacatcaaggttccacgatttagattgcctggaaatggatttgcgtatttttgctacatgttctgattccaactgattattgataacgtccccccttcattatagtgtgaattggttgacctgcgatgtgatcgagagatgcgagcgaaatatgattcaaggtcgggTCTTATACAGTTTTATGAtggattcccaagaggacgctttcccaatctgcataagcagtgtgagaaagttttgtgtttatttggttccacttatagatgtgaacagttattttctattacgaaaataaacaaatctcaaacaagaaatgatgggcttttgaCGGCatttcttcgcatagcttgtgctaatacagtttctccaaatcttgagaaattgagtaatatgaattaatgtgcaacagacatgttttgttttgtgtttaaggaagtgtttcattactttgtgttcttatttagtttggtagaataacattttcttttgaaacatacagcacgttaccgcaacttgaataaaccggttttcgtgcactctataagcacacttctctcgtagtacaccgtgtaagcacagagtgcataattctgcccaaccctacTCTAAAAATCTCCAAATGCTGATATGATGTGCCGACACCGCATCGTGAATTTAACCCGAGCTatggaatggatgatgatgatgatgatgatgatgatgatgatgatgataatgatacgtgagttaataatggcgaaatgagtccgaggtccaacaccgaaagttactcagcaattctacttcaattacttgagggaaaacctcggaaaaaaactcaaccaggtaacttgtcctaaccaggatttcaacttgggcccgctcatttcacggtcagacgtgctaaacgttactccacagcggtggattgcCCTTGACTTTAGTTCTGCATTTGTTTTTCTTACCTCGACTTCTGCCATATCACCTTCATGTGTGTGGTTCCGTCCTGCATCCTGCACAATTTGAATGTTATCCAAGTCTGTGTTGGTTTCACAGCGTGCGCAGCACCTGCTTCTTTCTGAGCACCTCCAgtagagtttattattatttctacttatGGTGTGAAAATGATAAATAAAACCATCGTGTATTGAAAGCTGTTTCCCTTTTTGTGAATAAATGATCTGGAAATTTGCTGTTGCCTAGTAATAGAAGCAGCTTTGTTATTGCCTAGTAACAAAAGCAGCATTGTTAttgtacaaatatttgtggacatCTTAGTTAATGGATATTTTAAAGTTAACATTTTGATATTTGGCCTTTTTATTGCATGGACCTGTTGCCTTGGACCATACTTTTGTGGACATTTTAACCTGGAAGCTTTGTAACGTTTGGCATATCTAAAGTTGATTTTCAACTTGACAATCAAAAGTGCCTGTCTAcaatgaaatataaagaaaaggtGAAGGAAAACAGAGAGATAGTTAAACGCTTAATTGATATTGTCTATCATTTAGGAAAGAGAGAACTGGCTctctgtgtattgtattgtatatattaacattccatggtattcatacatgcttacagctagaatatgaaacaagtcaaaaaacttaatactattataaaatcttaatttatagtcacagtatagatgaaatatatatatatatatatatatatatatatatatatatatatatacgagatttacaatatagtctactagtacaacacaaagttttagtatcaatttc from Periplaneta americana isolate PAMFEO1 chromosome 15, P.americana_PAMFEO1_priV1, whole genome shotgun sequence harbors:
- the LOC138715254 gene encoding protein FAM107B isoform X2 encodes the protein MASNKKEANLRIVGELRKRIADVTSQGEFFPRKMIPEPELCTSSADLEKRNRRNNTGPVAPPLPPHNPEGLIVPRKPQNPCLESSDHKNLHRELMFNQKIGKNVLNQKSELQRALEKHKEHQFKRELEQQKQESKSALERVIEERARRLETLEKSEDDNDKCRPGEPEFMKIHAKLRARMDSK